In the genome of Pieris napi chromosome 16, ilPieNapi1.2, whole genome shotgun sequence, one region contains:
- the LOC125057190 gene encoding dynein axonemal assembly factor 4-like, protein MPILVKDFTWSQTTNAINIRIPLDPVYREAVDIFTTDKYIKAHFRPYLFEIFLLYEVNTEKSKCTLQDDLMVFDLIKKEQVDWEVLEKILTKDEKAKLRAEMLAECQEKAKKESEERAIRKSQLDRFTVQQAMEIDTKQHTLMDSRRDDERNKAMNELEKWRSKTTTETYNDFQSMDAITDSNSTSRVKIVELPDDEPEIKAKITERKTISKTPVKTPVRSEYVEKKKQEIGNRVLPNLRRSGLVEIKHTPRSFPTPSRESTAHEEEAWLRNITHARRATGFVSEDLRPEEQDPQWCKEKGDEFFRNGNFLGAISAYTHGITLSDKLPSLYSNRAATHFALGNFNKCVTDCSTALDLMKPACEGNRRSRAKCIARRAAGLARIGLLNKAIDEMKAAAKLLPDDENIKKDIYDMERAWEQNPDSE, encoded by the exons ATGCCTATTTTAGTTAAAGACTTCACTTGGTCTCAAACTACTAATGCAATAAACATAAGAATTCCCTTGGATCCGGTATATCGTGAGGCAGTAGATATTTTTACAACCGATAAGTATATTAAAGCACATTTTAGACCATacttatttgaaatttttctGCTATATGAGGTAAATACTGAGAAAAGTAAATGCACACTGCAAGATGATTTAATGGTATTTGACCTAATTAAGAAAGAACAGGTGGATTGGGAAgtcttagaaaaaatattaaccaaAGATGAAAAAGCCAAACTGAGAGCAGAGATGCTCGCTGAATGCCAAGAAAAGGCTAAGAAAGAATCTGAAGAGCGAGCTATAAGAAAAAGCCAGTTAGATAGATTTACTGTACAACAAGCCATGGAAATCGATACTAAGCAACATACACTTATGGACTCTAGGAGAGATGACGAACGTAATAAAGCTATGAATGAGTTGGAAAAGTGGCGATCGAAGACGACTACAGAAACATATAATGATTTCCAAAGTATGGATGCGATCACTGATAGTAACAGTACTTCTAGAGTAAAGATAGTAGAGTTACCTGACGACGAGCCAGAAATAAAAGCGAAAATAACGGAAAGGAAAACTATAAGTAAGACACCGGTGAAAACGCCAGTTAGGTCAGAATATGTTGAAAAAAAGAAGCAGGAAATAGGTAATCGAGTTCTACCAAACTTACGGCGAAGTGGTCTAGTGGAGATTAAGCACACACCGAGGAGTTTCCCAACTCCTAGTAGAGAGTCAACGGCACATGAAGAGGAGGCTTGGTTAAGAAATATTACACACGCTAGACGAGCTACTG GGTTTGTATCCGAAGATTTGCGTCCCGAAGAACAAGACCCTCAATGGTGCAAGGAAAAGGGTGACGAGTTTTTCAGAAACGGCAACTTTCTAGGAGCTATAAGTGCATATACCCACGGCATCACATTATCTGATAAATTACCTAGTTTGTACTCAAATAGAGCAGCTACACATTTTGCTTTAggcaattttaataaatgc GTGACTGATTGTTCTACCGCTTTAGACCTAATGAAGCCGGCCTGCGAGGGTAATAGAAGGAGTAGGGCAAAATGTATTGCACGTCGCGCTGCCGGGCTAGCACGAATAGGTCTTCTGAACAAAGCTATTGATGAAATGAAAGCTGCGGCAAAATTACTGCCAGATGatgaaaatatcaagaaagATATTTATGACATGGAGAGAGCTTGGGAGCAAAATCCTGATTCAGAGTAA
- the LOC125057253 gene encoding zinc finger CCCH domain-containing protein 15 homolog — protein MPPKKAPGSSKKTEQKKKEKVIEDKTFGLKNKKGAKQQKFIQQVEKQVKSGGIHPAKPVEDKKKDKEQKLKEQKELAALFKPVQTQKVEKGIDPKSVVCAFFKQGQCAKGDRCKFSHDLTIERRAEKRSLYVDMRDDDDTMDNWDEEKLKEVVEKKHGEGDKQRPTTDIICRHFLEAVERSKYGWFWECPAGTKCIYRHALPPGFVLKRDKKKMEEKKNEISLVDLIEKERAALGPNQTKITLETFLAWKKKKIKEKQEALNTAEEQRRSDYKAGRAVGISGREMFSFDPTMADDADDGDEAFDLGKFNSDEEEKEVDYRNIELELIGMEACEADDSGTKATTDRLEKLGEDLVNGETPEDAEAAVPINENLFLAEDLDEELENLDLDD, from the exons ATGCCGCCTAAGAAAGCACCTGGGTCTAGTAAGAAGACGGAGCAGAAGAAGAAGGAGAAAGTTATTGAG GATAAAACTTTTGGCTTAAAGAACAAAAAGGGTGCAAAACAGCAGAAATTTATTCAGCAAGTAGAAAAACAGGTAAAAAGTGGAGGAATACATCCTGCTAAGCCTGTAGAAGACAAGAAGAAGGATaaagaacaaaaattaaaggaaCAAAAAGAATTAGCCGCATTGTTTAAACCAGTTCAAACACAGAAGGTTGAAAAAG GAATTGATCCAAAATCAGTAGTTTGTGCCTTCTTCAAGCAGGGCCAATGTGCAAAAGGAGACCGATGTAAATTCTCCCATGACTTAACAATTGAACGGAGG GCAGAAAAACGTTCTCTCTATGTGGACATGAGAGATGATGATGACACTATGGACAATTGGGATGAAGAGAAGTTGAAAGAAGTGGTTGAAAAGAAGCATGGGGAAGGAGATAAACAAAGGCCTACTACAGATATT ATTTGCAGACACTTCCTGGAAGCTGTGGAGAGATCAAAGTATGGTTGGTTCTGGGAGTGTCCTGCTGGAACTAAATGCATTTATAGGCATGCCTTACCACCAGGGTTTGTTCTTAAAagggacaagaaaaaaatGGAAGAGAAGAAAAATGAGATTTCTCTTGtagatttaatagaaaaagagAGAGCTGCACTTGGGCCGAACCAAACTAAAATTACTCTAGAGACATTCTTGGCATggaagaaaaagaaaatcaaagagaaGCAG GAGGCCCTTAACACGGCAGAAGAACAGCGTCGTAGTGACTACAAAGCTGGTCGCGCCGTTGGTATATCTGGTCGAGAGATGTTCTCCTTTGACCCAACAATGGCAGATGATGCTGACGATGGAGATGAAGCTTTTGACCTTGGCAAATTTAACTCGGATGAGGAAGAAAAAGAAGTTGATTATCGGAATATTGAGCTGGAACTTATTGGAATGGAAGCATGCGAG GCAGACGATAGTGGAACTAAGGCGACGACAGACCGGTTAGAAAAGCTCGGTGAAGATCTGGTAAATGGTGAGACACCAGAAGATGCGGAAGCTGCAGTTCCTATCAATGAAAACCTCTTCCTGGCTGAAGACCTTGATGAGGAATTGGAAAATTTAGACCTTGATGATTAG
- the LOC125057191 gene encoding phosphotriesterase-related protein, whose amino-acid sequence MNGKVQTVLGDVDSSLLGRTLTHEHLAMEFSHFYKEPPKQIADKFKFGFTLQNVGFLRQYPYSSETNLLLNDSLAKEAVLNDVMEYKKYGGGTIVENTTVGIERDIDFYKQVSETTNVHIVAGTGHYIADVQDTKVIALKIEDLYNHMLKELTEGCVDYPSVKAGVMGEIASVWPIKDFERKAIKAAGELQSQLGCGVSFHPHRDPEAPFEIIRLYTEAGGRVEKAVMSHLDRTLLDFEKLFEFSQLGVYCQFDLFGVEVSHYQLNIATDMPSDAQRLNMIKRLVDEGKEDKILMSHDIHTKHRLIDFGGHGYSHIINNILPRMKAKGFTDEQIDKITIQNPAKWLSF is encoded by the exons ATGAATGGAAAAGTTCAAACAG TTTTAGGAGATGTGGACTCAAGTCTTCTTGGACGTACCCTGACACATGAACATCTGGCTATGGAATTTAGCCATTTCTACAAAGAACCTCCAAAACAAATAGCAGACAAGTTCAAGTTTGGATTTACTCTGCAAAATGTTGGGTTTTTGAGACAATACCCATATAGTTCagaaactaatttattattaaatgattcaTTGGCAAAGGAAGCTGTCCTTAATGATgttatggaatataaaaagtatGGTGGag GAACTATAGTAGAAAATACAACAGTTGGAATTGAAAGAGACATAGATTTTTACAAACAAGTGTCGGAGACAACCAATGTCCACATAGTGGCTGGAACAGGTCATTACATAGCAGATGTCCAAGATACCAAAGTGATAGCCTTAAAAATCGAAGATTTATATAATCATATGCTAAAAGAGCTAACTGAAGGCTGTGTAGATTACCCCTCAGTTAAAGCTGGTGTTATGGGGGAAATAGCAAGTGTTTGGCCAATTAAAG ATTTTGAACGTAAAGCCATTAAAGCTGCGGGCGAACTTCAGTCTCAGCTTGGATGCGGAGTCAGTTTTCATCCTCACCGTGATCCCGAAGCACCTTTTGAAATAATAAGACTTTACACAGAAGCTGGTGGAAGAGTCGAAAAGGCTGTCATGTCGCATTTAGATC GAACACTTCTAGACTTCGAAAAACTCTTCGAATTTTCTCAACTGGGCGTATACTGTCAATTCGATCTATTTGGAGTTGAAGTATCCCACTACCAGCTCAACATTGCTACTGACATGCCGTCGGATGCACAAAGACTAAACATGATCAAACGTTTAGTTGATGAAGGAAAGGAAGATAAGATTTTAATGTCGCACGATATTCATACCAAACATAGATTG ATTGACTTCGGTGGACATGGCTATTcccacataataaataatatactccCACGAATGAAAGCTAAGGGATTCACAGATGAacaaatagataaaataactatacaaAACCCTGCAAAATGGCTTAGTTTTTAA